Proteins encoded by one window of Actinocorallia herbida:
- a CDS encoding CCA tRNA nucleotidyltransferase yields MSNEEQRKALATLLGRVIPAEAEQLGRRFAAAGHELALVGGPVRDALLRRPVTDLDFTTDAPPNRVLEVIDGWADAVWTIGIEFGTVGLRKGEHLMEVTTYRSETYDPKSRKPDVSYGTSLVEDLRRRDFAVNAMAARLPSREFVDPFGGLEDLKAKRLRTPGLPEDSFNDDPLRMLRAARFASQLGFTIDPPVLAAMREMADRIEIVSAERVQAELSKLLCGAYPRAGLAALDVSGLAAYVLPELPALRLEIDEHHRHKDVYEHSMIVLDQAIAQEEDGPDLVLRLAALLHDIGKPRTRAHLEGGRVSFHHHEVVGAKLTKKRLMALKYSKEIVTDVSRLVELHLRFHGYGEGEWTDSAVRRYVRDAGHLLPRLHKLTRADCTTRNRRKADRLAKTYDALEERIARLAEEEELGRIRPDLDGDEIQEVLGIKPGPLVGKAYKFLMDLRLDKGPQDKEAAKEALLAWAREEGVL; encoded by the coding sequence GTGTCGAACGAGGAACAGCGCAAGGCCCTGGCCACCCTGCTCGGGCGGGTGATCCCCGCCGAGGCCGAGCAGCTCGGCCGGCGCTTCGCCGCGGCGGGACACGAGCTGGCGCTGGTCGGCGGCCCCGTCCGCGACGCCCTGCTGCGCCGCCCGGTCACCGACCTCGACTTCACCACGGACGCGCCGCCGAATCGCGTCCTCGAGGTGATCGACGGCTGGGCCGACGCCGTGTGGACGATCGGCATCGAATTCGGCACGGTCGGGTTGCGGAAGGGCGAGCACCTCATGGAGGTGACCACCTACCGGAGCGAGACCTACGATCCGAAATCCCGCAAGCCCGATGTGTCCTACGGCACATCGCTCGTCGAGGATCTGCGGCGGCGCGACTTCGCCGTCAACGCGATGGCGGCGCGGCTGCCGAGCCGCGAGTTCGTCGACCCGTTCGGCGGCCTGGAGGATCTGAAGGCCAAGCGGCTGCGCACCCCGGGCCTTCCGGAGGACTCCTTCAACGACGACCCCCTGCGGATGCTGCGCGCCGCCCGGTTCGCCTCCCAGCTCGGCTTCACCATCGACCCGCCGGTGCTCGCCGCGATGCGGGAGATGGCCGACCGGATCGAGATCGTCTCGGCCGAACGCGTCCAGGCGGAGCTGTCGAAGCTGCTGTGCGGGGCGTATCCCCGTGCGGGCCTCGCCGCCCTGGACGTCTCGGGCCTCGCCGCGTACGTGCTGCCCGAGCTGCCCGCGCTTCGGTTGGAGATCGACGAGCACCACAGGCACAAGGACGTCTACGAGCACTCGATGATCGTGCTCGACCAGGCGATCGCGCAGGAGGAGGACGGCCCCGACCTCGTGCTGCGCCTCGCCGCGCTGCTGCACGACATCGGCAAGCCGCGCACCCGCGCCCACCTGGAGGGCGGCCGGGTCTCGTTCCATCACCACGAGGTCGTCGGCGCGAAGCTCACCAAGAAGCGGCTGATGGCGCTGAAGTACTCCAAGGAGATCGTCACCGACGTCTCCCGGCTGGTCGAGCTGCATCTTCGCTTCCACGGGTACGGCGAAGGCGAGTGGACGGACTCGGCGGTGCGCCGGTACGTCAGGGACGCGGGACACCTGCTGCCGCGCCTGCACAAGCTGACCCGTGCGGACTGCACCACCCGGAACCGGCGTAAGGCCGACCGTCTGGCCAAGACGTACGACGCGCTGGAGGAGCGGATCGCCCGGCTCGCCGAGGAGGAGGAGCTGGGCAGGATCCGGCCCGACCTCGACGGCGACGAGATCCAGGAGGTCCTGGGGATCAAGCCGGGGCCGCTCGTCGGCAAGGCGTACAAGTTCCTGATGGACCTCCGCCTCGACAAGGGGCCGCAGGACAAGGAGGCCGCCAAGGAGGCGCTCCTGGCCTGGGCTCGTGAGGAAGGCGTTCTCTAG
- a CDS encoding adenosylmethionine--8-amino-7-oxononanoate transaminase, which yields MTPEELQAYDREHVWHPYAPMPATVSAHAVAEAHGVRLHLEDGRVLIDGMSSWWAAIHGYDHPALNAAITGQLEKMAHVMFGGLTHRPAVELAERLVNLSPEGITKVFFADSGSVAVEVAIKMALQYWRAQGRNRPRLLTVRGGYHGDTFGDMAVCDPVNGMHHMFSDVLPVHVFAPEPPAGPDPAYAEALARLVEAHAHELAGIIVEPIVQGAGGMRFYDPAHLRTLRDLADAHGLLLILDEIATGFGRSGELWGADHAGVSPDIMCVGKALTGGYLTMAATLCTDRVAAGISASGEAPLMHGPTFMANPLAAAVAGASLDLLTARDWRTEVQTIEKVLSDGLSGVRGLPGVADVRVKGAIGVIETTRPVDAQRIQDTVMAHGVWLRPFGRLIYTMPPYVSTEDETARITEAMTAAARTL from the coding sequence ATGACCCCCGAGGAACTCCAGGCCTACGACCGCGAGCACGTCTGGCACCCCTACGCGCCGATGCCCGCGACCGTCAGCGCCCACGCGGTGGCGGAGGCGCACGGCGTCCGACTCCACCTGGAGGACGGCAGGGTCCTCATCGACGGCATGTCGTCCTGGTGGGCGGCCATCCACGGCTACGACCACCCCGCGCTCAACGCCGCGATCACCGGCCAGCTCGAAAAGATGGCCCACGTCATGTTCGGCGGCCTCACCCACCGCCCGGCCGTCGAGCTCGCCGAGCGCCTCGTGAACCTCTCCCCGGAGGGCATCACCAAGGTCTTCTTCGCCGACTCCGGATCCGTCGCCGTCGAGGTGGCGATCAAGATGGCGCTCCAGTACTGGCGGGCGCAAGGCCGGAACCGCCCAAGGCTGCTCACCGTACGAGGCGGCTACCACGGCGACACCTTCGGCGACATGGCCGTCTGCGACCCCGTCAACGGCATGCACCACATGTTCAGCGACGTCCTGCCCGTCCACGTCTTCGCGCCCGAGCCCCCGGCCGGGCCCGACCCCGCCTACGCCGAGGCCCTGGCCCGCCTGGTCGAGGCGCACGCCCACGAGCTCGCCGGGATCATCGTCGAGCCGATCGTTCAGGGCGCAGGCGGCATGCGCTTCTATGACCCCGCCCACCTCCGCACCCTCCGCGACCTCGCTGACGCGCACGGCCTCCTGCTCATCCTCGACGAGATCGCCACCGGATTCGGCCGCTCCGGCGAGCTCTGGGGCGCCGACCACGCCGGGGTCTCCCCCGACATCATGTGCGTCGGCAAGGCCCTCACCGGCGGCTACCTGACCATGGCCGCGACCCTCTGCACCGACCGCGTCGCCGCCGGGATCAGCGCCTCCGGCGAGGCCCCCCTCATGCACGGCCCGACCTTCATGGCCAACCCGCTGGCCGCAGCAGTCGCCGGAGCGTCCCTGGACCTCCTGACGGCCCGGGACTGGCGCACGGAGGTCCAGACGATCGAAAAGGTCCTCTCCGACGGCCTCAGCGGCGTCCGGGGCCTGCCGGGCGTCGCCGACGTTCGGGTGAAGGGCGCGATCGGCGTCATCGAGACCACCCGGCCCGTCGACGCCCAGCGGATCCAGGACACCGTGATGGCCCACGGCGTGTGGCTGCGCCCGTTCGGCAGGCTGATCTACACGATGCCGCCCTACGTCAGCACCGAGGACGAGACGGCGAGGATCACCGAGGCGATGACCGCCGCCGCCCGCACCCTCTAG
- a CDS encoding MFS transporter: protein MGFREVWRERGFRWLYGTRLASQFADGLVQVGLAAYVLSPENEASAGKVAVAFAVMLLPYSVLGPFAGVLLDRWRRQVVLVRTPLVRALCVLGMAWLISALDDSDLYLVAALVVLGVNRFFLSALSAALPHVVRGPELLLANTVSVTSGTVAAFAGAGVGFLVAQAGTTAVLVTAAVLYVCASFVARALPRDGLGPDGTESRETVRNVVSGMVEGARYIARRRPAALALGAIAAHRFLYGIWLLMTILLYRNHFPSGFGGVAVITTVSGAGYLLGAVITPPAARRFGKDAWISAMLLAAAVSLLVLAVPLREPLYVAGGFALGMAAQGVKLCVDTILQESVADEFRGRVFAAYDMFFNATFVAAACVGAFALPPDGRSYAVLGGVIAAYAAAAVTYRVLSRKDAATEPSSPMPR, encoded by the coding sequence GTGGGTTTTCGGGAGGTGTGGCGCGAGCGCGGGTTCCGGTGGTTGTACGGGACGCGGCTGGCGTCGCAGTTCGCGGACGGGCTGGTGCAGGTCGGGCTTGCCGCCTATGTGCTCTCGCCGGAGAACGAGGCGAGCGCCGGGAAGGTCGCTGTCGCGTTCGCGGTGATGCTGCTGCCCTATTCGGTGCTCGGCCCCTTCGCGGGAGTCCTGCTGGATCGGTGGCGGCGGCAGGTCGTGCTGGTGCGGACGCCGCTGGTCAGGGCGCTGTGCGTGCTGGGGATGGCCTGGCTGATCTCGGCGCTGGACGACAGCGACCTCTACCTCGTCGCGGCGCTCGTGGTGCTGGGGGTCAATCGGTTCTTCCTGTCCGCGCTGTCCGCGGCGCTGCCGCATGTGGTGCGGGGGCCGGAGCTGCTGCTGGCCAACACGGTCTCGGTGACGTCGGGGACGGTGGCGGCGTTCGCGGGGGCGGGGGTCGGGTTCCTCGTCGCTCAGGCGGGGACCACGGCGGTGCTGGTGACCGCGGCCGTCCTCTATGTCTGTGCCTCCTTCGTCGCGCGGGCGCTGCCTCGCGACGGGCTCGGGCCGGACGGGACGGAGAGCCGGGAGACGGTCCGGAACGTCGTGTCCGGGATGGTCGAAGGGGCGCGGTACATCGCGCGGAGGCGGCCCGCGGCGCTGGCTCTCGGCGCGATCGCGGCACACCGCTTCCTGTACGGGATCTGGCTGCTGATGACGATCCTGCTGTACCGGAACCATTTCCCCTCCGGGTTCGGCGGGGTCGCGGTGATCACCACGGTCTCCGGTGCGGGATATCTGCTCGGGGCGGTGATCACGCCGCCGGCGGCGCGGCGGTTCGGGAAGGACGCGTGGATCTCGGCGATGCTGCTGGCCGCCGCCGTCTCCCTGCTCGTCCTCGCGGTGCCGCTGCGTGAGCCGCTTTACGTCGCGGGCGGGTTCGCCCTCGGGATGGCGGCGCAGGGCGTCAAGCTCTGCGTCGACACGATCCTCCAGGAGAGCGTCGCCGACGAATTCCGGGGAAGGGTCTTCGCGGCCTACGACATGTTCTTCAACGCGACCTTCGTCGCCGCCGCCTGCGTCGGGGCCTTCGCCCTTCCTCCGGACGGGCGTTCCTACGCCGTCCTCGGAGGAGTGATAGCCGCCTATGCCGCTGCGGCCGTCACCTACCGGGTGCTCTCGCGCAAGGACGCCGCTACGGAGCCGTCTTCACCGATGCCGCGTTGA
- a CDS encoding insulinase family protein produces MELESTAVDGVPAFHGPGSEFAAALVFRVGRADEILATSGITHLVEHLALHGLGPAERHFNGAVGPITTTFVKQGEPEEVVRFLKSVCAALQALPAERIEAEKQVLRAEAENRSDGPVDLLAWRYGPAGPGMLGYAELGVAQQTPQSLASWAGHWFTRGNAALAMSGPIPPGLVLELPDGPRRPIAPSPSVLPWLPASMPSQLHGVALHTVVERGPAASLYREILTRRLHQALRLDRAISYSSSVSAVGQYARTLELLIGADGIGDRLPELNSAFLDEIERIATRPVTGAELEAARAAAAEALDGPDAGFSLAVGAATDTLIGAPVRTAAMIADGLARVTPDDILRVARQARDGALVTRPVKTGVAHSRYVEAPANSTVGVEGRAFHPWEADGGFLFAGPSGVTQVHGPSMGTVLFAECRGLLVWPDGARRLFGRDGVTVHIEPALYRDAEMLLALVDRGVRPETVVRMPARERTPRAEAADRPMSLDVPARTIENRQAVRERLPFLAGRYARPIHEDPELYAVLGRIRRGSVELGLPLLAATRNDAERRRQRLGSLADAVKAEALSGLRAAFPDDPDLLLWAGSAIIRDAWTIRSDSQAQYVGRDQFTRFWAVLSGAAEPLLRAATLLPHDPSPWDELQSYGRGMQLGRPVLDSYWAEITRRAPNLWIGHYNRVQVLAAKWQGSAAEVLAFAEDTAARVRPGDPLAAMVAAAHLENAVACDEGPTPYLAQPEVHFSLARAADKFNASPTPHLRRSWAHQLFGGAFHTAGDLTRARHHLRQAGWTDAEPLAWNYAPNPQRLFRLARRHTGVHRHRAPGL; encoded by the coding sequence ATGGAACTCGAAAGCACCGCGGTCGACGGAGTGCCCGCCTTTCACGGCCCGGGTTCCGAGTTCGCCGCCGCCCTGGTCTTCCGCGTCGGCAGGGCCGACGAGATCCTCGCGACGAGCGGGATCACCCACCTCGTCGAACACCTCGCGCTGCACGGGCTCGGCCCCGCCGAACGGCACTTCAACGGGGCGGTCGGCCCGATCACCACGACGTTCGTCAAGCAGGGCGAGCCGGAGGAGGTCGTCCGGTTCCTCAAGAGCGTGTGCGCGGCGCTCCAGGCGCTGCCGGCCGAGCGGATCGAGGCCGAGAAGCAGGTGCTGCGGGCCGAGGCCGAGAACCGGTCGGACGGCCCCGTCGACCTGCTGGCCTGGCGGTACGGCCCGGCCGGTCCGGGAATGCTGGGATATGCCGAGCTCGGGGTGGCGCAGCAGACACCGCAGTCGCTCGCCTCCTGGGCCGGGCACTGGTTCACCCGGGGGAACGCCGCCCTCGCCATGTCCGGCCCGATCCCTCCCGGTCTCGTCCTCGAGCTGCCCGACGGGCCGCGCCGCCCCATCGCGCCCTCCCCGAGCGTGCTGCCGTGGCTCCCGGCGTCGATGCCGTCCCAGCTGCACGGGGTCGCGCTGCACACCGTCGTCGAGCGCGGGCCCGCCGCGTCGCTGTACCGGGAGATCCTCACCCGGCGGCTGCACCAGGCGCTGCGGCTCGACCGGGCGATCAGCTACAGCTCCTCGGTCAGCGCGGTCGGGCAGTACGCCAGGACGCTCGAACTCCTCATCGGCGCCGACGGGATCGGCGACCGGCTCCCCGAACTGAACTCCGCGTTCCTCGACGAGATCGAGCGGATCGCCACCCGGCCCGTCACCGGCGCGGAGCTGGAGGCGGCCCGGGCGGCCGCCGCGGAGGCGCTGGACGGGCCCGACGCGGGTTTCTCCCTGGCCGTGGGCGCCGCCACCGACACCCTGATCGGCGCGCCCGTCCGGACCGCCGCGATGATCGCCGACGGGCTCGCGCGGGTCACGCCCGACGACATCCTGCGGGTCGCGCGGCAGGCCAGGGACGGGGCCCTGGTGACCCGGCCGGTGAAGACCGGGGTCGCGCACTCCCGGTACGTCGAGGCGCCGGCGAACTCGACGGTCGGGGTCGAGGGCCGGGCGTTCCACCCGTGGGAGGCCGACGGCGGGTTCCTCTTCGCCGGGCCGTCGGGCGTGACCCAGGTGCACGGGCCGTCGATGGGGACCGTGCTGTTCGCCGAGTGCCGCGGGCTGCTGGTGTGGCCGGACGGGGCGCGGCGGCTGTTCGGCCGCGACGGCGTCACCGTGCACATCGAGCCCGCGCTCTACCGGGACGCCGAGATGCTGCTCGCCCTGGTCGACCGTGGGGTGCGGCCGGAGACCGTGGTGCGGATGCCCGCCCGGGAGCGGACACCACGTGCCGAGGCCGCGGACAGGCCGATGTCCCTCGACGTGCCCGCGCGCACGATCGAGAACCGGCAGGCGGTGCGGGAGCGGCTGCCGTTCCTCGCCGGGCGCTACGCCAGGCCGATCCACGAAGACCCCGAGCTGTACGCCGTGCTCGGCAGGATCCGGCGCGGAAGCGTCGAGCTGGGCCTTCCGCTGCTCGCGGCCACCCGCAACGACGCCGAGCGGCGGCGCCAGCGGCTCGGCTCGCTCGCCGACGCGGTCAAGGCGGAGGCGCTCAGCGGCCTCCGCGCGGCCTTTCCCGATGATCCCGACCTGCTGCTGTGGGCGGGTTCCGCGATCATCCGGGACGCCTGGACCATCCGGAGCGACTCGCAGGCCCAGTACGTCGGACGCGACCAGTTCACCCGCTTCTGGGCGGTGCTGTCCGGGGCGGCCGAGCCGCTGCTCCGCGCGGCGACCCTGCTGCCGCACGACCCCTCGCCGTGGGACGAACTCCAGTCCTACGGACGGGGCATGCAGCTCGGCCGTCCCGTCCTCGACTCCTACTGGGCGGAGATCACGCGCCGCGCCCCGAACCTGTGGATCGGGCACTACAACCGCGTCCAGGTGCTCGCCGCCAAGTGGCAGGGCTCGGCCGCCGAGGTGCTCGCCTTCGCCGAGGACACCGCCGCCCGCGTCCGTCCCGGCGACCCCCTCGCCGCCATGGTCGCCGCCGCCCACCTGGAGAACGCCGTCGCCTGCGACGAAGGCCCCACCCCCTACCTCGCCCAGCCCGAGGTCCACTTCTCCCTCGCCCGCGCCGCCGACAAGTTCAACGCCTCCCCCACCCCCCACCTCCGCCGCTCCTGGGCCCACCAGCTCTTCGGCGGCGCCTTCCACACCGCCGGCGACCTCACCCGAGCCCGCCACCACCTTCGCCAAGCCGGCTGGACCGACGCCGAACCCCTCGCCTGGAACTACGCCCCCAACCCCCAACGCCTCTTCCGCCTGGCCCGCCGGCACACCGGCGTCCACCGCCACCGAGCCCCCGGTCTCTGA
- a CDS encoding beta-class carbonic anhydrase, protein MSVTDELLANAERYAASFDKGALPLPPAKGVAVLACMDARLNPYGLLGLGEGDAHVIRNAGGVVTADERRSLAISQRLLGTREIILIHHTDCGMLTFTDDGFKTQIQDELGIKPDWSAEAFADLDEDVRQSIGRIKADPFIPHTDQVRGFVYDVANGTLREVKPA, encoded by the coding sequence TTGAGCGTCACCGACGAACTGCTGGCCAACGCCGAGCGCTACGCCGCGTCCTTCGACAAGGGCGCGCTGCCGCTGCCCCCGGCCAAGGGCGTCGCCGTCCTCGCCTGCATGGACGCCCGCCTCAACCCGTACGGCCTCCTCGGCCTCGGCGAGGGCGACGCGCACGTCATCCGGAACGCGGGCGGGGTCGTCACCGCGGACGAGCGGCGCAGCCTCGCGATCAGCCAGCGGCTGCTCGGCACCCGCGAGATCATCCTGATCCACCACACCGACTGCGGCATGCTCACCTTCACCGATGACGGGTTCAAGACCCAGATCCAGGACGAACTGGGCATCAAGCCCGACTGGTCGGCCGAAGCCTTCGCCGACCTCGACGAGGACGTCCGCCAGTCGATCGGGCGCATCAAGGCCGACCCGTTCATCCCGCACACCGACCAGGTGCGCGGCTTCGTCTACGACGTGGCGAACGGCACCCTGCGCGAGGTCAAGCCCGCCTGA
- a CDS encoding inositol-3-phosphate synthase, which yields MGSVRVAIVGVGNCASSLVQGVEFYKDAAPDQRVPGLMHVQFGDYHVGDVEFVAAFDVDAKKVGQDLAHAIHASENNTIKFADVPPTGVTVQRGHTFDGLGEYYLDMVEESDATPVDVVQALKDAKVDVLVSYLPVGSEEADRFYAQACLDAKVAFVNALPVFIASDPEWAQKFVDAGVPIVGDDIKSQVGATITHRVMAKLFEDRGVELLRTYQLNFGGNMDFMNMLERKRLQSKKISKTQSVTSQIPHEMAKADVHIGPSDHVPWLDDRKWAYVRLEGKSFGDTPLNLEYKLEVWDSPNSAGVIIDAVRAAKIAKDRGIGGPILSASSYFMKSPPEQYNDDEARLAVEAFIRGDVER from the coding sequence ATGGGTTCGGTGCGCGTAGCCATCGTTGGAGTGGGCAACTGCGCCTCTTCGCTCGTCCAGGGTGTCGAGTTCTACAAGGACGCGGCGCCCGATCAGCGGGTCCCCGGGCTGATGCACGTTCAGTTCGGCGACTACCACGTGGGCGACGTGGAGTTCGTGGCGGCGTTCGACGTGGATGCGAAGAAGGTCGGGCAGGACCTCGCGCACGCCATCCACGCGAGCGAGAACAACACGATCAAGTTCGCTGATGTCCCGCCGACCGGGGTGACCGTGCAGCGCGGGCACACCTTCGACGGCCTGGGCGAGTACTACCTCGACATGGTCGAGGAGTCCGACGCGACCCCGGTCGACGTCGTGCAGGCGCTCAAGGACGCCAAGGTCGACGTCCTGGTCTCCTACCTTCCGGTGGGCTCGGAAGAGGCCGACCGCTTCTACGCCCAGGCGTGCCTCGACGCCAAGGTGGCGTTCGTGAACGCCCTGCCGGTGTTCATCGCGTCCGACCCGGAGTGGGCGCAGAAGTTCGTCGACGCGGGTGTCCCGATCGTCGGCGACGACATCAAGTCCCAGGTCGGCGCGACCATCACGCACCGCGTCATGGCCAAGCTGTTCGAGGACCGCGGCGTGGAGCTGCTGCGCACGTACCAGCTCAACTTCGGCGGCAACATGGACTTCATGAACATGCTGGAGCGCAAGCGCCTGCAGTCCAAGAAGATCTCCAAGACGCAGTCGGTCACCTCGCAGATCCCGCACGAGATGGCCAAGGCCGACGTGCACATCGGCCCGTCCGACCACGTGCCGTGGCTGGACGACCGCAAGTGGGCGTACGTCCGCTTGGAGGGCAAGTCCTTCGGCGACACCCCGCTGAACCTGGAGTACAAGCTGGAGGTCTGGGACTCCCCCAACTCCGCCGGTGTCATCATCGACGCCGTCCGCGCCGCGAAGATCGCCAAGGACCGCGGCATCGGCGGCCCGATCCTCTCGGCGAGCTCGTACTTCATGAAGTCCCCGCCGGAGCAGTACAACGACGACGAGGCCCGCCTCGCCGTCGAGGCGTTCATCCGCGGTGACGTCGAGCGCTGA
- a CDS encoding PadR family transcriptional regulator → MVSKRGGVLELAVLGLLHESPMHGYELRKRLNTLLGMFRAFSYGTLYPCLKQLLAQGLITEDEDEQPPATLQSKRAKIVYKLTAEGKEQLQKLLTEAGPAAWEDEGFGVHFAFFAQTRADVRLRILEGRRSRLEERLDHVRTALTRTRERFDSYTLELQNHGLESVEREVRWLNELIGREHARAADERQRADETDVHDDNETDAPRRGTSPS, encoded by the coding sequence ATGGTCAGCAAGAGGGGCGGCGTGTTGGAACTCGCCGTGCTCGGCTTGCTCCACGAGTCCCCGATGCACGGGTACGAGCTGCGCAAACGGCTCAATACCCTGCTCGGCATGTTCCGGGCGTTCTCCTACGGCACGCTGTACCCCTGCCTCAAGCAGCTCCTCGCACAGGGGCTGATCACCGAGGACGAGGACGAGCAGCCACCGGCGACGCTCCAGAGCAAACGGGCCAAGATCGTCTACAAGCTGACGGCCGAGGGCAAGGAGCAGCTGCAGAAGCTCCTCACCGAGGCCGGCCCCGCGGCCTGGGAGGACGAAGGATTCGGCGTTCATTTCGCCTTCTTCGCCCAGACCCGGGCCGATGTGCGGCTGCGGATCCTCGAAGGCCGGCGCAGCCGGCTGGAGGAGCGCCTCGACCATGTGCGCACCGCGCTCACCCGCACCCGGGAGCGGTTCGACAGCTACACGCTGGAGTTGCAGAACCACGGGCTCGAATCCGTCGAGCGCGAGGTCAGGTGGCTGAACGAGCTGATCGGGCGGGAGCACGCGCGAGCGGCCGATGAGCGTCAGCGGGCAGACGAGACAGATGTACATGACGACAACGAAACGGACGCTCCCCGTCGGGGGACGTCTCCCTCATAA